One region of Pogona vitticeps strain Pit_001003342236 chromosome 1, PviZW2.1, whole genome shotgun sequence genomic DNA includes:
- the CDKN1C gene encoding cyclin-dependent kinase inhibitor 1C: MSNVHLTNASALECLAARRTFPLHARTGVCRNLFGPVDHEELSRELKSKLREICEDSQRRWDYNFQTETPLAGSSRLQWEEVEGGEVPAFYRETLQVGRCRFPVLVIRSKSSPGSPEAAPPETDPCDSPPETGAALNPSPLSPQGKRATFESTVPTGEERLNQENRADQLNSSYSGIIIKPVPCAAAAAALKRASSAGVTHITDFFAKRKRVVDSKAAGDHSSSLPASVTAVPAEQTPRKRLR; encoded by the exons ATGTCCAACGTGCACCTCACGAACGCTTCGGCTCTGGAGTGCCTCGCGGCTCGCCGGACTTTCCCCTTGCACGCTCGTACCGGGGTGTGTCGGAACCTTTTCGGTCCCGTGGATCATGAGGAGCTCAGCCGGGAGCTGAAGAGTAAATTGCGGGAGATCTGCGAGGACAGCCAGAGGCGctgggactacaacttccaaaccGAGACGCCGTTGGCTGGCTCAAGCAGGCTGCAGTGGGAAGAAGTGGAGGGCGGCGAGGTGCCCGCTTTCTATCGGGAAACTCTGCAGGTGGGGAGGTGCCGCTTCCCGGTGCTGGTGATCCGGTCGAAGTCCTCGCCGGGAAGCCCCGAGGCGGCGCCTCCCGAGACGGACCCCTGTGACTCCCCACCGGAGACCGGCGCTGCTTTGAACCCGTCCCCGCTTAGCCCTCAAGGCAAGAGGGCCACCTTTGAAAGCACTGTGCCGACGGGCGAGGAGCGCCTCAACCAGGAGAACCGGGCCGATCAGCTCAACAGCAGCTACTCAGGGATTATAATCAAACCTGTCCCGTgtgccgcggcggcggcggctctgaAAAGGGCATCGTCGGCTGGTGTAACTCACATTACAG ATTTCTTCGCCAAGCGGAAAAGGGTCGTAGACTCGAAAGCGGCCGGAGATCATTCGAGCTCGCTGCCAGCTTCTGTCACGGCGGTGCCTGCCGAGCAGACCCCCCGGAAAAGGCTCCGATGA